A window of the Candidatus Tisiphia endosymbiont of Dascillus cervinus genome harbors these coding sequences:
- a CDS encoding type II toxin-antitoxin system YafQ family toxin codes for MKQIIQVTVFKRDLKRIVKRNKDLKKLYKVVEILVQGIPLPSKYRSHKLIGNYGSKYECHIEPDWLLIYEITDDLVILHRSGTHVDLFE; via the coding sequence TTGAAACAGATTATACAGGTTACAGTTTTTAAGCGTGACTTAAAGCGTATTGTTAAAAGAAATAAAGATTTAAAAAAACTATATAAGGTGGTAGAAATATTGGTACAAGGTATTCCTTTGCCAAGTAAATATCGTTCACACAAATTAATTGGAAATTATGGTTCGAAATATGAATGTCATATTGAACCTGACTGGCTTCTTATTTATGAAATAACTGATGACTTAGTTATATTACACCGCAGTGGTACTCATGTTGATTTATTCGAGTAA
- a CDS encoding VacJ family lipoprotein — protein MKQFILLLLINFSSIIAIASTQNTQDDEDFRYVYNEGKGCAQVYDPYEKLNRKFFAFNSVLDYLFLHPISIGYKRISNNYTRVRVNSFLDNISMPLTVVNYGLQMNYDQTMKSLWRFLINATFGIGGLFDVADKIGLRVTKQTLGSTFAHYGVGPGPYLVIPFFGSTNARDSTDAIFTNSYLNPIMYPVHRDFEIIVSSVQVIHTRLGLLPFTDYIGCSSTDPYIAVRSAMHQNRESVIVYPNQFKCPKPN, from the coding sequence ATGAAGCAATTTATATTACTGTTGTTAATTAATTTTTCTAGTATAATTGCAATAGCGAGTACTCAAAATACTCAAGATGATGAAGATTTTAGGTATGTTTATAATGAAGGTAAGGGATGTGCTCAAGTCTATGACCCTTATGAGAAACTAAATCGTAAATTTTTTGCCTTTAATTCTGTTTTAGACTATCTATTCTTACACCCTATTAGTATAGGCTATAAACGAATTAGTAATAATTATACTAGGGTTAGAGTGAATAGTTTTCTAGATAATATTAGTATGCCTTTGACTGTTGTCAATTATGGCTTACAAATGAATTATGATCAAACTATGAAAAGTCTGTGGAGATTTTTAATCAATGCTACGTTTGGTATAGGTGGGTTATTTGATGTAGCAGATAAAATTGGATTGAGAGTTACCAAACAAACTTTGGGCAGCACTTTTGCCCACTATGGAGTTGGTCCTGGACCATATTTAGTCATACCATTTTTTGGTAGTACTAATGCAAGAGATAGTACAGATGCTATATTTACAAATAGTTACTTAAATCCTATAATGTACCCGGTACATAGAGATTTTGAAATCATAGTTTCTAGTGTACAAGTTATACATACTAGGTTAGGATTATTACCATTTACTGACTATATAGGATGTAGTTCTACTGATCCTTACATAGCTGTAAGATCAGCTATGCATCAAAATCGTGAATCGGTCATTGTCTATCCTAATCAATTTAAATGCCCTAAACCTAATTAA
- a CDS encoding pyridoxal phosphate-dependent aminotransferase — protein sequence MSLIAKRLDLIKPSPTLALVKKTFELKKLGRDIISLGAGEPDFDTPDNIKEAAIKAVRDGFTKYTNVDGMPELKQAVQNKFKYENNIDYNLDEIIVSSGGKQVIYNLFMASLNPGDEVIIPSPYWVSYPDMVMLAEGIPVFVNCGIDNNFKLTIEALEQVITQKTKWLIINSPSNPTGAAYSYQELADIAELLRKYPNVNVMSDDIYEHIIFDDFKFYTFAQVAPDLKDRIFTVNGVSKAYSMTGWRIGYGAGPKSLIKAMTIIQSQSTSNPCSISQMAAIEALTGTQDFIKPNAKNFQKKRDLTLSILSDIKGVSCDKPAGAFYLFPKCNELFGLKTPTSKIIKNSNDFGEYLLEECNVAVIPGIAFGLEGYFRISYATSIENLEQACLRIKNACHQLK from the coding sequence ATGTCACTTATTGCTAAACGTTTAGATTTAATAAAACCATCCCCAACTTTAGCCTTAGTCAAAAAAACATTTGAACTAAAAAAGTTAGGTAGAGATATAATCTCTCTTGGGGCTGGTGAACCTGACTTTGATACGCCAGATAACATCAAAGAGGCTGCCATTAAAGCGGTGCGAGATGGTTTCACAAAATATACTAATGTTGATGGTATGCCGGAACTTAAACAAGCGGTACAGAACAAATTCAAGTATGAGAATAATATAGATTATAATTTAGACGAAATAATCGTGTCCAGCGGTGGAAAGCAAGTAATCTATAATTTGTTTATGGCATCTCTTAACCCAGGTGATGAAGTGATTATTCCTAGTCCCTATTGGGTTTCATACCCAGATATGGTAATGTTAGCTGAAGGGATTCCAGTATTTGTTAATTGTGGCATTGACAACAATTTTAAACTTACTATTGAAGCTCTAGAACAAGTAATTACCCAAAAAACTAAATGGTTAATTATTAATTCACCAAGTAATCCAACAGGGGCTGCATACTCTTACCAAGAGTTAGCAGATATTGCTGAGTTACTACGCAAATATCCCAATGTAAATGTTATGTCAGATGATATTTACGAGCATATTATTTTTGATGATTTTAAATTTTATACTTTTGCCCAAGTAGCACCGGATTTAAAAGATCGAATATTTACTGTTAATGGTGTATCAAAAGCTTATTCTATGACAGGATGGCGTATAGGATATGGGGCTGGTCCTAAATCATTAATTAAGGCAATGACTATTATTCAGTCACAAAGTACTTCTAACCCCTGCTCTATAAGCCAAATGGCAGCTATTGAAGCTTTAACTGGCACTCAAGATTTTATTAAACCTAATGCAAAAAACTTTCAAAAAAAACGTGACCTAACCTTATCAATTCTAAGTGATATCAAAGGTGTTAGTTGTGATAAACCAGCAGGAGCATTTTATCTATTTCCTAAATGTAATGAATTATTTGGTTTGAAAACTCCCACTAGTAAAATTATCAAAAATAGTAACGATTTTGGAGAATATCTGCTTGAAGAATGTAACGTTGCGGTTATTCCTGGTATTGCATTTGGTCTAGAAGGTTATTTTAGAATTTCATACGCAACTTCGATAGAAAATTTGGAGCAAGCATGCTTGCGTATAAAAAATGCTTGTCATCAATTAAAATGA
- the fumC gene encoding class II fumarate hydratase: MKNYRIETDSFGKIKVDNQSYWGAGTQRSLANFKIGNQKMPIQLIKALAILKKCAAKVNKELGDLKPEIAESIDQATTRILDGEFDDQFPLVVWQTGSGTQTNMNMNEVIASIGNEQLVGKKGGKSPIHPNDHVNMAQSSNDSFPTAMHIATVLASKQQLIPALTNLHSALNTKSQAWNKIVKIGRTHLQDATPITLGQEFSGYVAQVAYAIERVEESLKRVYFLAQGGTAVGTGINCRKEFAIKFSDKVASYTNYPFKSAANKFEALATHDALVEFSSTLNTIAVSLMKIANDIRLLGSGPRCGFGELHLPENEPGSSIMPGKVNPTQIEALTMVCVQVMGNNLAVTVAGSNGCLELNTFKPVIIYNILQSIDLMSSSINNFVTHCIDGLVPNIERINKLREQSLMLITALNPHIGYDNAAKIAKKAYQEGITLREAAIKLNFLSGEEFDSLVLAENMV; the protein is encoded by the coding sequence ATGAAAAATTATAGAATTGAAACTGATTCATTTGGAAAAATTAAAGTAGATAATCAATCTTACTGGGGTGCAGGAACTCAAAGGTCTCTTGCAAATTTTAAGATAGGTAACCAAAAAATGCCTATCCAATTGATTAAGGCATTGGCAATTTTAAAAAAATGTGCAGCAAAGGTCAATAAGGAATTAGGTGATCTTAAGCCTGAAATAGCAGAATCAATAGATCAAGCTACCACTAGAATATTAGATGGGGAATTTGATGATCAATTTCCTTTAGTAGTATGGCAGACCGGGTCTGGTACACAGACTAATATGAATATGAATGAAGTAATCGCCTCTATTGGTAATGAACAGCTAGTAGGTAAAAAGGGTGGTAAATCACCAATTCACCCTAATGATCATGTGAATATGGCACAATCATCCAATGACTCCTTCCCAACTGCTATGCATATAGCAACCGTACTTGCTAGTAAGCAACAATTGATTCCAGCCTTAACAAATCTGCATTCGGCGTTAAATACCAAATCTCAAGCTTGGAATAAAATAGTTAAGATAGGGCGTACTCATCTACAGGATGCTACACCTATAACTCTTGGACAAGAATTTTCTGGATATGTAGCACAAGTGGCATATGCTATAGAACGGGTTGAAGAGTCACTAAAAAGAGTATATTTCTTGGCACAAGGTGGCACTGCAGTAGGTACTGGTATTAATTGCCGTAAAGAATTTGCGATAAAATTTTCTGATAAAGTTGCCTCATATACTAACTATCCGTTCAAAAGTGCTGCTAATAAATTTGAAGCACTAGCTACTCATGACGCATTAGTAGAATTCTCTAGTACCCTAAATACTATAGCGGTAAGTTTAATGAAAATTGCTAATGATATTAGACTGCTCGGATCAGGGCCAAGATGTGGTTTTGGTGAATTACATCTACCAGAAAATGAACCTGGTTCGTCAATTATGCCAGGTAAAGTCAACCCAACACAAATTGAAGCATTAACTATGGTTTGTGTTCAGGTCATGGGAAATAATCTTGCAGTAACTGTAGCCGGATCAAACGGTTGCCTCGAGCTAAATACCTTTAAGCCTGTTATAATATATAATATTTTGCAGTCAATAGACTTAATGTCTTCTAGCATCAATAATTTTGTTACGCACTGTATTGATGGGCTAGTACCCAATATAGAACGTATTAATAAGCTCAGAGAACAATCGCTAATGTTAATAACAGCATTAAATCCACATATAGGCTATGATAATGCAGCAAAGATTGCAAAAAAAGCCTATCAGGAAGGTATAACTTTAAGAGAAGCGGCTATAAAATTAAATTTTTTATCAGGTGAAGAGTTTGATAGCTTAGTGCTAGCAGAAAATATGGTATGA
- a CDS encoding DUF2278 family protein → MSKSTMYKKVISMLKNYSCLKGIVSQDLEDHIKHTMTHHNLIVQANGLDYQVNINTQSDSIPNVKVYYTDQFSNELLTNLDKLGNEGLFSLDKYLTLLGLIIFVVKF, encoded by the coding sequence ATGAGCAAATCTACTATGTATAAAAAGGTTATTAGTATGTTAAAAAATTATTCGTGTTTAAAGGGAATCGTATCACAGGATTTAGAAGATCATATAAAACACACAATGACTCATCATAATCTTATAGTACAAGCTAATGGATTAGACTATCAAGTAAATATAAACACTCAGTCCGATTCGATACCTAATGTTAAGGTGTACTATACCGATCAGTTCAGTAATGAGCTATTAACTAATTTAGATAAACTAGGAAATGAAGGATTATTTAGTTTGGATAAGTACCTTACACTTCTAGGCTTGATTATCTTCGTAGTGAAATTTTAA
- the idi gene encoding isopentenyl-diphosphate Delta-isomerase: MLYSEHVVLVDEQDNILGIEDKLKSHNSNTPLHRGFSVFLFNSKKEFLIQKRSLLKKTWGGFWSNSFCGHPQINETYEQAIYRHAKFELGLVSLQRVDIIANYRYKFAINNIIENEICPVYLASSDDIIKINEQEIAEVKLLKWVDFKLYMEKYPTKFSPWCKEELKILENNEIFKKFMDSSL; encoded by the coding sequence ATGTTATACTCAGAACATGTGGTATTAGTTGATGAACAAGATAATATCCTTGGAATAGAGGATAAGTTAAAATCTCATAATTCTAATACTCCATTGCATAGGGGATTTTCTGTATTTCTTTTCAATAGCAAAAAAGAATTTTTGATACAAAAAAGAAGTTTACTCAAAAAAACTTGGGGTGGGTTTTGGTCAAATAGTTTTTGTGGACATCCACAAATTAACGAAACTTATGAACAAGCAATTTATAGGCATGCAAAATTTGAATTAGGTTTAGTAAGCCTACAGAGAGTAGATATTATTGCTAATTATCGCTATAAATTTGCTATAAATAATATTATAGAAAATGAAATATGCCCGGTATATTTGGCTTCATCAGATGATATCATAAAAATAAATGAACAAGAAATAGCAGAAGTAAAATTACTTAAATGGGTAGACTTTAAGTTATATATGGAAAAATACCCAACAAAATTTTCCCCTTGGTGTAAGGAAGAGCTTAAAATATTAGAAAATAACGAAATATTCAAAAAATTTATGGATTCATCTTTATAA
- the waaA gene encoding lipid IV(A) 3-deoxy-D-manno-octulosonic acid transferase, protein MIYLYHVLSFLFLPLYVLLLLWRVIVGKEEIKNIGERFAIGHTHTKRNETLVWIHAASVGESIIALTLVENINNLWLKRTMPKTSLKFLVTSGTRSSGKILQQKLPQNAIHQFIPIDNIIFVKKFFRNWQPNLGIFVESELWPCLISEGAKHCELLLLNARISDKSFESWKKISSFFRSITCNFSKIIVQSNTDFQKFMQLGMNNIENLGNIKFANKKLSVNEHELAILAQHMSTKRIIVFASTHLEDESVLLNVIKPIKQRYPNCYFILIPRHPERKNDIGKACTQLNLTYSIKSEQNIPILTDDLYIVDKFGELGLFFSIAYISFVGGSFKQGGHNVLEPAYFANYIIFGPDMSNSANITNEMLTNKAATQIRDENDLLNKIEYLLSETGTQEAKVYQANALEFVNKNQQILGNYLNIIEKHLVGN, encoded by the coding sequence ATGATTTATTTATATCATGTCTTAAGTTTTTTGTTCCTTCCACTGTATGTTCTGTTACTACTATGGAGAGTTATTGTTGGTAAAGAAGAGATAAAAAATATTGGTGAACGTTTTGCTATTGGGCATACACATACTAAACGAAATGAAACTTTAGTTTGGATACATGCAGCCAGTGTAGGGGAATCTATTATAGCTCTTACCTTAGTTGAAAATATTAATAATCTTTGGTTAAAAAGAACTATGCCAAAAACCTCCTTAAAGTTTTTGGTTACTTCGGGAACTAGATCTTCTGGAAAAATATTACAACAAAAACTACCGCAAAATGCCATTCATCAATTCATTCCTATAGACAATATTATTTTTGTTAAAAAGTTTTTTAGAAATTGGCAACCAAACCTAGGAATTTTTGTTGAATCAGAGTTATGGCCATGTCTCATTAGTGAAGGGGCAAAACATTGTGAACTATTATTATTGAATGCACGTATTTCTGATAAATCATTTGAATCGTGGAAAAAAATAAGTTCATTTTTTAGGTCAATTACCTGTAATTTTAGTAAAATTATTGTTCAAAGTAACACCGATTTTCAGAAATTCATGCAACTTGGCATGAACAATATAGAAAATTTAGGCAACATCAAATTTGCCAACAAAAAATTATCCGTGAATGAACACGAGTTAGCAATTTTAGCACAACATATGAGTACTAAAAGAATCATCGTATTTGCCAGCACCCATCTGGAAGATGAATCAGTATTACTTAATGTTATAAAACCAATAAAACAACGATATCCAAATTGCTATTTTATTCTAATTCCACGCCATCCTGAACGTAAAAATGATATAGGAAAAGCATGTACTCAATTAAATTTAACCTATAGCATTAAGTCTGAACAAAACATACCTATTCTGACTGATGATCTTTACATCGTTGATAAATTTGGAGAACTAGGATTATTTTTTAGCATAGCGTATATCTCATTTGTTGGCGGTTCATTTAAACAAGGTGGACATAACGTACTTGAGCCAGCATATTTTGCCAATTATATTATATTTGGACCAGATATGAGTAATTCTGCTAATATTACTAATGAAATGCTTACTAATAAAGCTGCTACTCAAATTCGAGATGAAAACGATTTGCTGAATAAAATTGAGTATCTTCTATCTGAGACTGGTACTCAGGAAGCTAAAGTTTATCAGGCTAATGCTTTGGAATTTGTTAATAAAAACCAACAAATTTTGGGTAATTATTTAAATATTATAGAAAAACACTTAGTGGGAAATTAA
- a CDS encoding DUF2278 family protein — protein MLPKSWQEISALLDQYLICGTKVCILGESYYDSETMQEMPYGLHLRQTYNHLPPRGIHDIHMNQGASLMMPQSASNGIYQDGAIFVETPNNTNKAFFFKFTEQSLVIDDDGNPLDEQGKSKAWADE, from the coding sequence ATGCTACCAAAATCATGGCAAGAAATATCAGCTTTGTTAGACCAATATCTTATATGTGGTACAAAAGTGTGTATTTTAGGTGAATCGTATTATGATAGTGAAACAATGCAAGAGATGCCTTATGGCTTACATCTAAGACAAACATATAATCATCTACCTCCTAGAGGTATACATGATATACATATGAACCAAGGTGCTTCTTTAATGATGCCGCAAAGTGCAAGTAATGGTATTTATCAAGATGGAGCTATATTTGTAGAAACGCCTAATAATACAAATAAAGCTTTCTTCTTTAAATTCACGGAGCAATCTTTGGTTATTGATGATGACGGTAACCCTCTTGATGAACAAGGTAAGTCAAAAGCTTGGGCAGATGAATAG
- a CDS encoding TIGR01459 family HAD-type hydrolase: protein MTKLDFRHISSVIDDYDVFLFDLWGVVVEGNQIYPGVVDNINKILKQQKKVFFVTNAPRNTFSLFTKINSWGINATKEMIISSGEVAIDMILESDKRFGIKNPIVYHLGQESNDLMEGLQTPTTTNINEANILLLTLYRDEGKNLNLDEFDDLLKTAVKRNMVSICANPDLGIRQQGIQRYCAGYFAAKIKQFGGEVIFTGKPYIEIYHKVLTQLPNIALERILMIGDTFYTDILGANKVGINSALVLTGNATKFHNQYHTIEEKMYHLEIAATEQGVVPNFVIQLTAD, encoded by the coding sequence ATGACAAAACTAGATTTTAGACATATTTCATCTGTAATAGATGATTATGATGTTTTTTTATTTGATCTTTGGGGAGTGGTAGTAGAAGGTAACCAAATTTATCCCGGAGTAGTTGACAATATTAACAAGATACTTAAACAACAAAAGAAAGTTTTTTTTGTTACTAATGCCCCACGCAACACATTTTCCTTATTTACTAAAATTAACAGCTGGGGCATTAACGCAACGAAAGAAATGATTATTAGTTCTGGTGAAGTAGCAATTGATATGATACTAGAAAGTGATAAAAGATTTGGTATAAAAAATCCTATAGTTTATCATCTTGGTCAAGAAAGTAACGATCTTATGGAAGGATTACAGACACCTACTACCACAAACATAAATGAAGCTAATATTTTGCTGTTAACGCTTTATCGTGATGAAGGAAAAAATTTAAATTTGGATGAGTTTGACGATTTATTAAAAACTGCAGTTAAAAGAAACATGGTTAGCATATGTGCGAACCCAGACCTTGGAATTAGACAACAAGGAATACAGAGATATTGTGCTGGATACTTTGCTGCAAAAATAAAACAATTTGGTGGTGAAGTAATTTTTACCGGCAAACCCTATATAGAAATATATCATAAAGTATTAACCCAATTACCAAATATTGCATTGGAACGTATTCTTATGATAGGCGATACTTTCTATACTGATATTTTAGGAGCGAATAAAGTAGGAATTAATTCAGCTTTAGTATTAACAGGTAATGCTACAAAGTTTCATAACCAGTATCATACTATTGAAGAAAAAATGTACCATTTGGAAATTGCAGCAACTGAGCAGGGAGTAGTGCCAAATTTTGTTATTCAATTGACTGCAGATTGA
- a CDS encoding type II toxin-antitoxin system RelB/DinJ family antitoxin, translated as MDNVDIRLRISSEIKDEAELVFHEMGMTLSEAIRIFIKQSINSRGLPFRPHVKKPNLETLQAFKESEEGDYTKSSLAEFKQSLNID; from the coding sequence ATGGATAATGTTGACATTAGGCTACGTATTTCTTCAGAAATTAAGGATGAGGCAGAATTAGTATTTCATGAGATGGGTATGACATTGTCTGAAGCTATCAGGATATTTATAAAGCAATCCATCAATTCTAGAGGACTACCCTTTAGACCACATGTAAAAAAGCCAAACCTTGAAACTTTACAAGCATTTAAAGAAAGTGAAGAAGGTGATTACACTAAGTCTTCCTTGGCTGAATTTAAACAATCTTTAAATATTGACTAA
- a CDS encoding lysophospholipid acyltransferase family protein, producing MIKKLLKKNNFVLSVVTKLLYTYLRVVYFTCRWQFVFSDNYNKQEFLAQKGVIFAFWHNRLAFGPGIFAGHKDIYALVSPHSDGKIIGNIVNKFGFGVINGSTNKNSVAALKTIVKKLHNGSNIVITPDGPRGPIYKINSNINKVAQKYNIKLIPVSCQASRYFLLKSWDKLIMPLPFGKITAFIGSPLVFIGNENQDDINLAQALNISEINL from the coding sequence ATGATCAAGAAACTTCTGAAAAAAAACAATTTTGTACTTAGTGTAGTTACTAAGTTATTGTATACTTATTTGAGAGTGGTTTATTTTACCTGTCGCTGGCAATTTGTTTTTTCAGATAATTACAATAAGCAAGAATTCTTGGCACAAAAAGGGGTGATTTTTGCTTTTTGGCATAATAGGCTGGCTTTCGGTCCAGGAATATTTGCTGGTCATAAAGATATTTATGCACTTGTTTCTCCTCATTCGGATGGTAAAATAATTGGTAATATTGTCAATAAGTTTGGCTTTGGGGTAATAAATGGTTCGACTAATAAAAATTCCGTAGCAGCTTTAAAAACAATTGTCAAAAAGTTACATAACGGTAGTAATATAGTGATCACACCAGATGGTCCACGTGGACCTATTTATAAAATAAATAGTAATATTAACAAAGTTGCTCAAAAATATAATATAAAATTAATACCGGTTTCTTGTCAGGCTTCTAGATATTTTTTACTTAAGAGTTGGGATAAACTGATTATGCCGCTACCTTTTGGTAAAATAACAGCTTTTATAGGTTCACCACTAGTTTTTATAGGCAATGAAAATCAAGATGATATTAATTTGGCACAAGCATTAAACATCAGTGAAATAAACTTATGA
- a CDS encoding phospholipid-binding protein MlaC: MKKIIVCLILSCLSLSAYSATDDKMAVDNYVNQLIRAGLDVCNDESLDQDAKIAKTKKLILANLDLNWMAKFTLGVYRRTLTPEQIKQFTEVYSNYVSKVYADLVKNYHGQEPKVQQVRVLDEGEFMVEMLIGTAKVNYLVRQVKGTSDKTNLKVSDVITEGVSLINSQQSEFMNILSNSGFDKLIDELGKRS, encoded by the coding sequence ATGAAAAAAATCATTGTTTGCTTAATTTTAAGTTGTCTGTCTTTGTCAGCCTATTCTGCTACTGATGACAAAATGGCGGTTGATAATTATGTTAATCAACTAATAAGAGCTGGGCTAGATGTATGTAATGATGAGAGTTTAGATCAAGATGCCAAAATAGCTAAAACTAAAAAGCTAATTTTAGCTAACTTAGATCTGAATTGGATGGCTAAATTCACCCTTGGTGTTTATAGAAGAACTCTAACTCCTGAACAAATTAAACAATTCACAGAAGTTTACAGTAATTATGTAAGCAAGGTCTATGCTGATTTAGTAAAGAATTACCATGGTCAAGAACCTAAAGTTCAACAAGTGCGTGTTCTTGATGAAGGAGAGTTTATGGTAGAAATGTTAATAGGAACTGCTAAAGTAAATTACTTAGTACGTCAAGTAAAGGGTACAAGCGATAAAACTAATTTAAAAGTCTCAGATGTTATTACAGAAGGTGTTAGTCTTATCAATTCTCAACAGTCAGAGTTCATGAATATTCTCAGTAATAGTGGTTTTGATAAGTTAATAGATGAATTGGGAAAGAGGTCATAA
- a CDS encoding class I SAM-dependent methyltransferase encodes MFGSKIIRNSYGSIKDKIKLYYNYIKNFPSWYREKILTSINYFVDVKYKVTHLKETNFNLGIEHLYKNNLNDAILRLKLVDKILCPNDHQANYWLGWTYCLKNNYEKALYHLQRAFEADQIKLASFLQNHNNLSEIPPQIWHQYKNLTAEYYGNKFRSNNKLYLPYSFVSTTMNNITDLPDNYHILELGSNIGLVGYEVKKRFPDGFTFTGVENSEIMNKLVTIYGNIYDQLLEISISDFIKHNSNKYDVVLSFNSLSFTKNLLDYFNSIYSIVNVLGYFAFCLPIDNVTNLSLKRKEFIFTIADIKKALGQTKFTILNSEELALEKNDKYYMVICKKNH; translated from the coding sequence ATGTTCGGCAGCAAAATTATTCGTAACAGTTACGGCTCAATAAAAGACAAAATAAAATTATACTATAATTATATTAAGAATTTCCCATCTTGGTATAGGGAGAAAATCTTGACATCTATCAATTATTTTGTCGATGTAAAATATAAGGTAACGCACTTAAAAGAAACTAATTTTAATCTTGGTATAGAACATTTGTATAAAAATAACTTAAATGACGCTATACTAAGGCTTAAATTGGTTGACAAAATTCTTTGTCCTAACGACCATCAAGCTAATTATTGGCTTGGTTGGACATATTGCTTAAAAAATAATTATGAAAAAGCTTTGTATCATCTACAAAGAGCTTTTGAAGCTGATCAAATAAAGTTAGCATCTTTTCTACAAAATCATAATAATTTGTCAGAGATTCCACCGCAAATTTGGCATCAATATAAAAATCTTACCGCTGAATATTATGGCAATAAATTTCGTAGTAATAATAAACTATACCTACCTTACAGTTTTGTAAGTACAACTATGAATAACATAACAGACTTACCTGATAATTACCATATTTTGGAGTTAGGTAGTAATATAGGCTTAGTGGGTTATGAAGTGAAAAAGCGTTTTCCTGATGGCTTTACTTTTACCGGTGTTGAAAATTCAGAAATTATGAATAAGCTTGTTACCATATATGGCAATATTTATGATCAGTTATTAGAAATTTCAATATCGGATTTTATTAAACACAACTCTAATAAATATGATGTAGTACTGAGTTTTAACTCTCTTTCGTTTACTAAAAACCTATTAGATTATTTTAATTCTATTTATTCTATAGTTAATGTATTAGGATATTTTGCATTTTGTTTACCAATAGATAACGTCACAAACCTTTCATTAAAGAGAAAAGAATTTATTTTTACTATAGCAGATATTAAGAAAGCTTTAGGTCAAACTAAGTTTACCATATTAAATAGTGAAGAATTAGCTCTAGAAAAAAATGATAAATACTATATGGTGATTTGTAAGAAAAACCATTAA